GACTTCCCACCACCCAAGGGAAAAGGACACACCGGCGCTACCGATTTACTTGGCAGGTTTGAGACCGCTTAAACACCCCAAGGTTCAGGCAGCCGGTAATTGACTCGCTGCGCGAGGCGGGGTGGCTGCATCCTCCGAGCAGTCATGCTGACGCAGAAACTCAGCCAAGTTGATGTGATCAGCAATGCGTTCAGCAACCTCGGGATCACGCGCTGCACCATCCCTAATTGAAGGGGCTGACTCCTCCATCAAGCGGTGGTCGGCCTGAGGCGGCACGCAGCGAGTTGATCTGCACGATAATCAGATCAGCTGCCAGTGTTGCGCCCGCAACTGATTGATCCAGTTCGTCTTGTAAGGCTGCCAGGTCTACTGAAGCGTTGGACCGTGGCGAGTCGCGGTGCCGTGACTCCCCAGTCTGAATCATCTCAACCAGCGCACTGACCGCAGCTGCCACCACTGCAACCTTCTGGTCCAGGCCAGCGATTGCTTGCTCCTGTCTCATCAGGACGTCACGGGCGGGTTCCGGCAGGAACGCGCGCTGCTGCCAGACTTCGTCGTGGTGCAGGACTTTTGATAAGTGCTTCACCTGGAGGTGGACACGCTCGAGCACCTGCCTGCGGTCCATCAGCGGCTGCAGATCCATGCGACAGGGTAACAGAAGGTGCGGCCGACATCGTGATCGTCGACTGGCCGGATGGGGCAGTTTGACTGAGTAGACAGATACAGCAGGTCAGGGACGTTCAATCCGACGTCCCTGACCTACTGTATAAATCTCTGCCTCCTGCCTGGTGTTCTTAAATCTGATAACATATAGGCATGAGAGGAAATGCCTAGGAAGATCCGCCAGTTGATCGCCCAACTCGAAAGCAACGGCTACACGCACAAAAGCACCAAAGGAGATCACCGCAAATACGAAAAGGACGGGCAGATCATCATCATCAGCGGAGCCC
The Deinococcus malanensis DNA segment above includes these coding regions:
- a CDS encoding type II toxin-antitoxin system HicA family toxin; the protein is MPRKIRQLIAQLESNGYTHKSTKGDHRKYEKDGQIIIISGALGDDAQRYQEKAVDKATST